Proteins encoded together in one Amphritea japonica ATCC BAA-1530 window:
- a CDS encoding RidA family protein has protein sequence MNIERIGSTDRMSKIVKHNDTIYLCGQTASADEWDTAEQTRRCLEQVEGLLLEAGSSTDKLLSVTIYVRDMKDFAAMNEVWDNWIADKPKPARACVEAHMARPNVLVELTVIAAQ, from the coding sequence ATGAATATTGAACGAATCGGTTCAACTGATCGCATGAGCAAAATTGTAAAACACAACGACACTATCTATCTGTGTGGCCAGACAGCCAGTGCAGACGAGTGGGATACCGCAGAGCAGACTCGGCGATGTCTGGAGCAGGTTGAAGGTCTGTTGCTAGAAGCTGGATCTTCAACTGATAAGTTACTCTCTGTGACTATCTATGTCCGGGATATGAAGGACTTCGCGGCTATGAATGAAGTTTGGGATAACTGGATTGCTGATAAGCCAAAACCGGCCCGTGCCTGTGTTGAAGCTCACATGGCTCGTCCGAATGTCCTGGTAGAGCTGACGGTGATCGCTGCACAATAG
- a CDS encoding alpha/beta fold hydrolase, with product MQLNVQISGNGAPLIIMHGLFGTQSNWSGQIKALAEHFTVYAVDLPNHGRSPHTDQTSYPLMADNIIELMNQHDLDRAHILGHSMGGKVAMQLALNNPQRVDKLIIVDIAPVQYPNHHNEVFSGLNAVDLNQLKSRGDADKQLSMHVKELSVRQFLLTNLYRTEEKTFAWRMNLPVLEACYDEISKAPTGPAFEYPVLFIKGENSDYITSEYRNPILALFPKADYRLIQGAGHWPHAEKASVFTKMVLNYLQK from the coding sequence ATGCAACTCAATGTACAGATCTCCGGCAACGGTGCCCCTCTGATCATCATGCATGGTCTGTTCGGAACCCAGTCAAACTGGAGCGGACAGATCAAAGCACTGGCAGAACATTTCACAGTCTATGCAGTTGACCTGCCTAACCATGGCCGCTCACCCCATACAGACCAGACCAGCTACCCGCTAATGGCCGACAACATCATCGAACTGATGAATCAGCATGATCTGGACCGCGCCCATATTTTAGGGCATTCCATGGGCGGTAAAGTCGCCATGCAACTGGCGCTGAACAATCCTCAGCGAGTCGACAAACTGATCATCGTTGATATTGCTCCGGTTCAGTACCCTAACCATCACAACGAAGTATTTTCCGGCCTCAACGCCGTCGACCTGAACCAGCTAAAATCCAGAGGCGACGCAGATAAGCAACTAAGTATGCATGTAAAGGAGCTCAGTGTAAGACAGTTCCTGCTGACCAACCTCTACCGTACCGAAGAAAAGACTTTTGCCTGGCGGATGAATCTCCCCGTTTTAGAAGCCTGCTACGATGAAATCAGCAAAGCACCAACAGGCCCAGCATTTGAATACCCGGTTCTGTTTATCAAAGGCGAAAATTCAGATTACATCACCAGCGAATACCGTAACCCGATACTAGCGCTATTTCCAAAAGCTGATTACCGGTTAATTCAGGGCGCAGGCCACTGGCCACACGCCGAGAAAGCGTCAGTTTTTACCAAAATGGTTTTGAATTACCTTCAGAAGTAA
- a CDS encoding FKBP-type peptidyl-prolyl cis-trans isomerase encodes MSEIKYETNEQIASYGIGRQMGDHLATQSFEGVELEAVVTGIRESFAGEALSIEGDKIQAAFNEIQARMQEQAAKLAKEAAAEGEMFLEKNAQREEVIVTDSGLQYEIITAGEEGGESPTAESTVRTHYHGTFPDGKVFDSSYERGQPAEFPVGGVIAGWTEALQLMTKGAKWKLTVPYHLAYGEQGSPGGIPPFATLVFDVELLDIL; translated from the coding sequence ATGTCTGAAATTAAATATGAAACAAATGAACAGATCGCCAGCTACGGTATCGGCCGTCAAATGGGCGATCACCTGGCCACTCAAAGCTTTGAAGGCGTAGAGCTGGAAGCAGTAGTTACTGGCATCAGAGAGTCTTTCGCTGGCGAAGCACTAAGCATCGAAGGCGACAAGATCCAGGCTGCATTCAATGAGATCCAGGCACGCATGCAGGAGCAAGCTGCAAAGCTGGCTAAAGAAGCTGCCGCTGAAGGTGAGATGTTCCTGGAAAAGAACGCTCAACGTGAAGAAGTAATTGTTACCGATTCTGGTCTGCAATACGAAATCATCACAGCTGGTGAAGAAGGCGGCGAAAGCCCAACAGCTGAATCGACTGTACGCACGCACTATCACGGTACATTCCCGGACGGTAAAGTTTTCGATAGCTCTTACGAGCGCGGCCAGCCAGCTGAGTTCCCTGTTGGCGGCGTAATCGCAGGCTGGACAGAAGCGTTGCAGCTAATGACTAAAGGCGCTAAATGGAAACTGACTGTACCTTATCATTTGGCATACGGAGAGCAGGGTTCACCTGGTGGCATCCCTCCTTTCGCTACGCTGGTATTTGATGTAGAGCTGCTGGACATTCTGTAA
- a CDS encoding M23 family metallopeptidase: protein MRFVSLVFSLIFSINIFAFELPEESRVPGGIALIPLIGLNTEAAPSAWYRSNRVMVLSSQDTVYAQQSPWLAVIGIPLSAKATDEQLMKANGQRFPFRIQDKAYKEQRLTVTNKRHVNPNKQDLERYKREKDEMVAAFKSWSSPAINGLDFVLPASGRFSSPFGLKRFFNDQPRNPHSGLDIAGGQGGDISAPSAGKVVAVGEYFFNGNTVILDHGFGLTTMYCHMSKIDVKIGDQLNTGDRIGAIGKTGRVTGPHLHWSVSLNNTRVDPLLFVKN, encoded by the coding sequence ATGCGCTTCGTCAGCTTAGTATTCAGTCTGATTTTCAGCATTAACATCTTTGCTTTTGAGCTTCCGGAAGAATCCCGGGTACCCGGCGGCATCGCTTTGATTCCGCTTATCGGTCTTAACACAGAGGCGGCTCCCTCAGCCTGGTATCGCAGTAATCGCGTGATGGTTCTGTCGAGTCAGGATACAGTATATGCACAACAATCCCCGTGGCTCGCTGTAATCGGTATCCCGCTGTCAGCCAAAGCGACTGATGAGCAACTCATGAAAGCCAATGGCCAGCGCTTTCCCTTTCGTATACAAGATAAAGCTTACAAAGAGCAGAGACTGACAGTCACCAACAAACGTCATGTAAACCCAAACAAACAGGATCTGGAACGGTATAAGCGGGAAAAGGACGAGATGGTCGCAGCGTTCAAAAGCTGGTCTTCACCTGCGATTAATGGTCTGGACTTTGTTCTGCCCGCAAGCGGGCGATTCAGCAGCCCCTTCGGGCTCAAACGTTTTTTCAATGACCAGCCCCGTAATCCCCATAGTGGTCTGGATATAGCCGGCGGACAAGGCGGGGATATTAGTGCCCCTTCTGCTGGCAAAGTCGTCGCCGTAGGGGAGTATTTCTTTAATGGTAACACCGTCATTCTTGATCATGGTTTCGGGCTGACAACGATGTACTGCCATATGAGCAAAATTGATGTAAAAATCGGTGACCAGCTCAATACCGGCGACCGTATCGGCGCGATCGGCAAAACTGGACGGGTAACAGGCCCTCACCTCCATTGGAGTGTTAGTCTGAATAACACCCGAGTAGACCCGCTTCTTTTTGTTAAAAACTAG
- the xseA gene encoding exodeoxyribonuclease VII large subunit, with protein MAVHRPDNKALSVSELNRQVKSLLESSFLTIHVEGELSNVVRPSSGHWYFTLKDRDAQVRCAMFRNRNQYLKYQPKNGDQVIVRAKVSLYPGRGDYQLICDFMEDGGVGSLQKAYEALKYKLQQQGLFDSAVKKTIPDTPRHLGIITSATGAAVHDILTVLKRRFPSLPVTLFPTAVQGTEAAGQIADAIRLANEDGRCDVLIVGRGGGSLEDLWPFNEEIVAQSIYNSEIPIISAVGHEVDVSIADFVADLRAATPSAAAELLSPDQQQILQRLNQLQQRLEQAWHRSQAQRLQKVEWTRAMLRHPGDKLKEQAQKLDDLELRMQRAVKTSVLQQRVRLNSIQQRYIRCIPTSRIETAKQRTTELEQRMLTLIQSALKQNRLRLSGMAATLNSVSPLATLDRGYAIVQDQQGKVVQDITQLSSEDSVETRLSNGRFVSRVTEIIMD; from the coding sequence ATGGCCGTTCACAGACCGGACAATAAAGCACTTAGCGTCAGTGAACTTAATCGACAGGTTAAATCACTGTTAGAAAGTTCTTTTCTCACCATTCATGTAGAAGGTGAGCTATCGAATGTCGTCCGCCCCAGTTCTGGACACTGGTACTTCACCCTGAAAGACCGTGATGCCCAGGTACGCTGCGCCATGTTTCGCAATCGTAACCAATACCTGAAATACCAACCCAAAAATGGTGACCAGGTCATCGTCCGGGCCAAAGTAAGTCTCTACCCCGGGAGGGGTGATTATCAGCTGATCTGTGACTTCATGGAAGACGGTGGCGTTGGCTCCCTTCAAAAAGCCTACGAAGCACTGAAATACAAGCTCCAGCAGCAAGGTCTGTTTGACTCTGCCGTCAAAAAAACTATTCCAGATACACCCCGGCACCTTGGCATTATTACATCCGCCACCGGTGCCGCAGTCCACGATATTCTAACCGTTTTGAAACGACGATTTCCCTCACTGCCCGTTACGTTATTCCCTACTGCTGTGCAAGGTACTGAAGCCGCCGGACAGATTGCTGATGCGATTCGTCTGGCCAATGAAGATGGTCGCTGCGACGTTTTGATTGTCGGTCGTGGTGGCGGTTCTCTGGAAGATTTATGGCCTTTTAACGAAGAGATAGTCGCCCAGAGCATCTATAACAGTGAAATTCCTATCATCAGCGCTGTCGGCCATGAAGTCGATGTATCTATCGCCGATTTTGTCGCCGACCTGAGAGCAGCTACACCCTCTGCAGCTGCAGAACTTCTCAGCCCAGACCAGCAGCAAATACTACAACGCCTGAATCAGCTTCAGCAGCGACTCGAACAGGCCTGGCATCGAAGCCAGGCTCAGCGCTTACAAAAAGTAGAATGGACGCGCGCCATGCTCCGCCATCCCGGCGACAAATTAAAAGAGCAGGCACAAAAGTTGGATGATTTGGAACTGCGAATGCAAAGAGCAGTCAAAACCTCCGTCTTACAACAACGCGTACGTCTCAATAGTATTCAACAGCGTTATATACGCTGCATACCGACTTCTCGCATTGAAACCGCTAAACAGAGAACAACAGAGTTAGAACAACGGATGCTCACACTGATCCAATCGGCTCTGAAACAGAACCGCCTCAGACTGTCTGGTATGGCGGCAACACTTAACAGCGTCAGCCCGCTGGCAACACTCGACAGGGGTTACGCTATTGTTCAGGATCAGCAAGGCAAAGTAGTACAAGATATTACCCAGCTTTCGTCCGAAGACAGTGTTGAAACCCGACTAAGCAATGGTCGCTTTGTTAGCCGGGTGACAGAAATAATAATGGACTAA
- the guaB gene encoding IMP dehydrogenase: MLRIAEEALTFDDVLLVPGYSEVLPKDVSLKTRLTKGIELNIPLVSAAMDTVTESGLAIAMAQEGGIGIIHKNLTIEQQAEQVRLVKKYEAGVVSDPVTCSPDMSVGELNALSTRLGFSGFPVIDNGDLVGIVTGRDARFEKKLDASVASIMTPKERLVTVVEGADPDDVRNLLRKHRIEKILVVDDAFRLRGMMTVKDMNKASTHPIAAKDSKGQLLVGAAVGTGAETAERVDALVKAGVDVIIVDTAHGHSKGVIDRVAWVKSTYPDVQVIGGNIATADAAIALAEAGADGVKVGIGPGSICTTRIVAGVGVPQISAVANVATALEKYGVPCIADGGVRFSGDLSKAIVAGASAVMIGSMLAGTDEAPGEVELFQGRAYKSYRGMGSLGAMAQSSGSSDRYFQDASQGAEKLVPEGIEGRVACKGPMAGVVHQLVGGLRSSMGYTGSADITTMRTVPEFVRITSAGMAESHVHDVSITKEAPNYRVG, encoded by the coding sequence ATGTTACGAATCGCTGAAGAAGCCCTTACTTTTGACGATGTTCTACTGGTTCCCGGTTACTCCGAGGTCTTACCTAAAGACGTATCGCTGAAGACACGCCTGACTAAAGGCATCGAGTTAAACATCCCTCTGGTCTCCGCTGCAATGGATACGGTTACTGAATCCGGCCTGGCTATCGCTATGGCTCAGGAAGGTGGTATCGGTATTATCCACAAGAATCTGACCATCGAGCAGCAGGCTGAGCAGGTTCGCCTGGTGAAGAAGTATGAAGCCGGCGTTGTCAGTGATCCAGTTACCTGCAGTCCTGATATGTCAGTAGGTGAATTGAACGCCCTGTCGACACGCCTTGGCTTTTCGGGTTTTCCTGTGATTGATAATGGTGACCTGGTGGGTATTGTGACCGGCCGAGATGCACGTTTCGAGAAGAAACTTGATGCGTCAGTTGCCTCTATCATGACCCCTAAAGAACGCCTGGTGACAGTCGTTGAAGGTGCTGATCCTGATGATGTGCGTAATCTTCTGCGTAAACACCGTATAGAGAAGATTCTGGTCGTTGATGATGCGTTTCGTCTGCGTGGTATGATGACCGTAAAAGATATGAACAAAGCTTCGACTCATCCTATCGCGGCCAAAGACAGTAAAGGTCAGCTGCTGGTTGGAGCCGCCGTTGGTACCGGTGCTGAAACGGCAGAACGTGTTGATGCCCTGGTTAAAGCCGGTGTCGATGTGATTATTGTTGATACCGCTCACGGCCATTCGAAAGGTGTTATCGATCGTGTTGCCTGGGTGAAATCAACCTACCCTGATGTACAGGTTATTGGTGGTAATATTGCTACTGCGGATGCAGCGATTGCGCTGGCTGAAGCCGGTGCTGATGGTGTTAAAGTCGGTATTGGTCCGGGTTCTATCTGTACTACCCGTATCGTTGCTGGTGTTGGTGTGCCACAAATTAGTGCTGTTGCAAATGTTGCAACGGCTTTGGAAAAATATGGTGTGCCTTGTATCGCTGATGGTGGTGTACGTTTTTCCGGAGACCTGTCGAAAGCAATTGTTGCCGGTGCTTCAGCGGTTATGATTGGCTCAATGCTGGCGGGTACCGATGAGGCGCCGGGCGAAGTTGAACTATTCCAGGGCCGTGCGTATAAGTCTTATCGTGGTATGGGGTCTCTGGGTGCGATGGCCCAAAGTTCTGGTTCATCTGACCGTTACTTCCAGGATGCCTCTCAGGGTGCCGAGAAGTTGGTGCCGGAAGGTATTGAAGGTCGTGTTGCCTGTAAAGGGCCGATGGCTGGTGTTGTTCATCAGTTAGTTGGTGGCCTGCGTTCCTCAATGGGTTATACCGGTAGCGCAGATATAACGACTATGCGTACCGTGCCTGAATTTGTTCGCATCACGAGTGCGGGAATGGCAGAAAGCCATGTGCATGATGTCAGCATTACAAAAGAAGCGCCTAACTATCGCGTTGGGTAA
- the guaA gene encoding glutamine-hydrolyzing GMP synthase, whose amino-acid sequence MSQDIHAQRILILDFGSQYTQLIARRVREIGVYCEIHPWDMEESAIREFNPKGIVLAGGPESVTEGDSPRAPEVVFDLGIPLLGICYGMQTMAEQLGGSVVSSDLREFGYAKVRLEDSPSRLLEGIEDHIANNGSLLLDVWMSHGDKVGTLPEGFSVIASTESAPVAAMCDPVKNYYGVQFHPEVTHTKQGGRILSRFVLEICECEALWNPANIITDLIEKVRSQVGDQKVLLGLSGGVDSSVVAALLHKAIGSQLTCVFVDNGLLRKNEGDQVMDMFAKNMGVTVIRSESEELFLGRLLGESDPEAKRKIIGNTFIEVFDEEATKLKDVNFLAQGTIYPDVIESAAAKTGKAHVIKSHHNVGGLPDDMKMDLVEPLRELFKDEVRKIGLELGLPYDMVYRHPFPGPGLGVRILGEVKKAYADILREADAIFLEELHRADWYHKTSQSFAVFLPVKSVGVVGDGRRYEYVIALRAVETIDFMTARWAHLPYELLETVSGRIINEIPQVSRVTYDVSSKPPATIEWE is encoded by the coding sequence ATGTCACAAGATATTCATGCTCAACGAATTCTGATTTTGGATTTCGGTTCTCAATATACTCAACTGATTGCGCGTCGTGTACGTGAGATCGGAGTGTACTGTGAGATACACCCATGGGATATGGAAGAATCAGCGATACGCGAATTCAATCCTAAGGGTATTGTTCTGGCGGGCGGGCCTGAGTCCGTTACCGAAGGCGACTCTCCTCGCGCACCTGAGGTTGTGTTTGATTTAGGTATTCCGTTGCTGGGTATCTGTTACGGCATGCAGACGATGGCCGAACAGTTGGGCGGTAGCGTTGTCAGCTCTGATCTGCGTGAATTTGGTTATGCGAAGGTACGTTTGGAAGATAGTCCAAGCCGCTTATTAGAAGGGATTGAAGACCATATCGCGAACAATGGCTCTCTGTTGCTAGATGTTTGGATGAGTCATGGTGATAAGGTTGGTACGCTACCTGAAGGGTTTAGTGTTATTGCCAGTACCGAAAGTGCACCGGTTGCTGCGATGTGTGACCCGGTTAAGAACTACTACGGTGTGCAGTTCCACCCAGAAGTAACTCATACGAAGCAGGGCGGTCGAATTTTATCCCGTTTTGTTTTGGAAATCTGTGAGTGTGAAGCGCTGTGGAATCCTGCCAATATTATTACTGACCTGATTGAGAAAGTACGTAGCCAGGTCGGAGATCAGAAAGTATTGCTGGGCCTGTCCGGTGGTGTTGACTCATCAGTAGTTGCTGCGTTGTTGCATAAAGCGATTGGTAGCCAGTTAACCTGCGTCTTTGTTGATAACGGGCTGTTGCGAAAGAATGAAGGCGATCAGGTTATGGACATGTTCGCTAAGAACATGGGTGTAACTGTGATCCGTTCCGAGTCTGAGGAGCTGTTCCTGGGACGGCTGCTGGGTGAAAGTGACCCGGAAGCAAAGCGTAAAATTATCGGTAACACCTTTATCGAAGTGTTCGATGAAGAAGCGACGAAGCTTAAGGATGTTAACTTCCTGGCGCAGGGAACTATCTATCCTGACGTTATTGAATCGGCTGCAGCTAAAACGGGTAAGGCACACGTAATCAAATCTCACCATAACGTTGGCGGTTTGCCAGACGATATGAAGATGGATCTGGTAGAGCCACTGCGCGAACTGTTTAAAGATGAAGTACGTAAAATAGGTCTGGAACTGGGTCTGCCATATGACATGGTGTATCGTCATCCATTCCCGGGTCCAGGTCTGGGCGTGCGTATTCTGGGTGAAGTGAAGAAGGCCTATGCTGATATATTGCGTGAAGCGGATGCGATCTTCTTAGAAGAATTACATCGTGCCGATTGGTATCATAAAACCAGCCAGTCTTTCGCTGTATTCCTGCCGGTTAAATCGGTAGGTGTGGTGGGTGACGGTCGTCGCTACGAATATGTTATTGCACTGCGTGCAGTTGAAACGATCGATTTTATGACCGCTCGCTGGGCTCACCTGCCATACGAGCTGCTGGAAACAGTATCTGGCCGTATTATTAATGAGATTCCTCAGGTTTCCCGGGTAACTTATGACGTGAGTTCTAAGCCGCCAGCAACGATTGAGTGGGAATAA
- a CDS encoding acyltransferase family protein, whose translation MIENLQVLRAFAAINVVFFHIIGTAQSYGKPTHFFSALEGWGANGVDVFFVISGFMMLHTQMKRKRSVGAFYKSRLIRILPAYWLLTTVVIIAFLVAPNAFRELVVSAERALASYLFVSSLFTGETPIVLVGWTLEWEMLFYAVFGAALLFDTWKKMYFFVFLLLGLVSFASSQLIVFEFFAGMLVAYIFNNKALGTSFGVLCLLVGAMLLLLTLNQNIRQLELVRELVWGVPSFLIVLGAVHAKQVFHPVVRYLGDASYSIYLVQILALPVFYKLASVINFDINNDILSLMCLVGSVLAGIGMYAFFEKPATNFLSRKFVAYSK comes from the coding sequence GTGATTGAAAACCTTCAGGTGCTTAGGGCATTCGCCGCAATTAATGTCGTTTTTTTTCACATAATAGGCACAGCACAAAGCTATGGTAAACCGACACATTTTTTTAGCGCATTAGAAGGCTGGGGCGCAAATGGAGTAGATGTTTTTTTTGTAATATCGGGATTTATGATGTTACACACACAGATGAAAAGAAAGCGAAGTGTGGGAGCGTTTTATAAATCTCGCCTAATTCGAATTCTTCCTGCGTACTGGTTACTTACAACTGTAGTGATAATAGCGTTCCTTGTCGCCCCAAATGCTTTTAGAGAGTTAGTAGTATCAGCTGAAAGGGCTTTGGCGTCTTACTTATTCGTTTCCAGTCTATTTACTGGGGAGACTCCAATTGTTTTGGTAGGGTGGACGTTAGAGTGGGAAATGCTTTTTTATGCTGTGTTTGGGGCGGCTCTGTTATTTGATACTTGGAAGAAAATGTATTTTTTTGTGTTCCTTTTGCTAGGGCTTGTTTCTTTTGCTTCCTCTCAACTGATAGTTTTTGAGTTTTTTGCTGGGATGTTAGTTGCGTATATATTCAACAATAAAGCGTTAGGTACTAGTTTCGGCGTGTTGTGTTTACTTGTAGGAGCGATGTTGCTGCTCTTAACATTAAATCAAAATATTAGGCAGCTTGAATTAGTGAGAGAATTGGTTTGGGGGGTGCCTTCTTTTTTAATCGTGCTAGGTGCGGTGCATGCGAAACAGGTTTTTCATCCTGTTGTTCGTTATTTAGGAGATGCTTCTTACAGTATCTATCTGGTACAGATACTCGCTCTTCCAGTGTTCTATAAGTTGGCGAGTGTCATTAATTTTGATATTAATAATGATATATTATCTTTGATGTGTCTTGTCGGCAGTGTTCTTGCTGGTATAGGTATGTACGCATTTTTTGAGAAGCCTGCTACTAATTTTCTTAGCCGAAAATTTGTAGCATATTCTAAATGA
- a CDS encoding acyltransferase family protein, which yields MNKINCFDEVRFLLAFIVLIAHTSVLASAEQLDWITQYFDSGFAVKGFFAISGYLVTKSYFSSANWLEYLEKRVRRIYPAYVAVIIYCLVVGAITSTMQIDEFMTSLESVKYAVSNLMFLNFLQPSLPGALLDNKMQALNGSLWTIKVEVMLYFIVPILCFMYVRLGKAQGFIIALVVGIAWFVFFSDYFDHPMSSVLVNQFPGQLPYFALGSVLGFVKFRPFHVFAILVFSLIYYAGFKSQLDSRSSEIINMIVYPLFVVAIANTSLLAVGVGKFGDLSYGIYLYHFPTIQLLEHLGLYDRNPYIGLLCSIVLTVLMAFLSWHVIEKRYLKRTSHYVKAVGAPG from the coding sequence ATGAATAAAATAAATTGCTTTGACGAAGTGCGTTTTCTTTTGGCTTTTATAGTATTGATTGCACATACTTCTGTCCTGGCAAGTGCCGAGCAGCTGGACTGGATAACTCAATACTTTGACTCTGGTTTTGCGGTGAAAGGCTTTTTTGCAATTAGCGGTTATTTGGTTACGAAGAGCTATTTTTCAAGTGCTAATTGGTTGGAGTATCTAGAGAAAAGAGTTAGAAGAATTTACCCTGCATATGTAGCAGTTATTATCTACTGCCTTGTTGTTGGTGCTATCACTAGTACTATGCAAATAGATGAGTTTATGACGAGCCTCGAAAGTGTCAAATATGCTGTATCTAATCTCATGTTTCTAAATTTTCTACAACCCTCGTTACCAGGTGCATTGCTAGATAATAAAATGCAGGCATTGAATGGCTCACTATGGACAATTAAAGTTGAAGTGATGCTGTATTTTATAGTGCCAATTTTATGCTTTATGTATGTTCGCTTAGGTAAAGCACAGGGCTTCATAATAGCGCTAGTTGTTGGAATTGCTTGGTTTGTGTTTTTTTCCGATTATTTTGACCATCCGATGAGCTCTGTTTTAGTAAACCAATTTCCGGGACAGCTTCCTTATTTCGCATTGGGTAGTGTGCTGGGGTTTGTCAAATTTAGACCATTTCATGTGTTTGCGATTCTTGTGTTTTCGTTGATTTATTACGCGGGCTTTAAGTCACAGCTAGATAGCCGCAGTTCTGAAATTATCAATATGATTGTGTACCCTTTGTTTGTAGTTGCAATTGCAAATACGAGTTTGCTTGCCGTTGGTGTTGGGAAATTTGGTGATTTATCTTATGGTATCTATCTTTATCATTTTCCTACTATTCAGTTGCTTGAACATCTAGGGCTTTATGACAGGAACCCTTATATTGGTTTGTTGTGTAGTATCGTATTGACTGTACTAATGGCGTTTCTGTCATGGCACGTAATAGAAAAAAGGTATCTTAAGCGCACTTCGCACTATGTTAAAGCAGTTGGCGCGCCAGGCTAG
- the tadA gene encoding tRNA adenosine(34) deaminase TadA — protein MTKEDDVRWMEHALKLAQQAADADEVPVGAVVVLDDQVVGEGFNRPISGHDPTAHAEIMALRDAAGRLGNYRLSGATLYVTIEPCAMCAGAIVHARIDRVVFGASEPKAGVVISNVQLFDQRWLNHWPDYEAGVLAEQCSGVMSAFFRRRRAEKKAIRKAEKPSLG, from the coding sequence ATGACGAAAGAAGATGATGTTCGGTGGATGGAGCATGCGCTCAAGCTGGCACAGCAAGCAGCAGATGCTGATGAGGTGCCAGTGGGGGCTGTTGTAGTGCTGGATGATCAGGTGGTTGGTGAAGGCTTTAATAGACCGATCTCGGGTCATGATCCTACTGCCCATGCTGAGATTATGGCATTGCGTGATGCGGCTGGTCGATTGGGAAATTACCGTCTTAGTGGCGCCACGCTTTATGTCACCATTGAGCCCTGTGCTATGTGTGCCGGGGCCATTGTGCATGCCCGGATAGATCGGGTGGTGTTCGGTGCATCTGAGCCAAAGGCTGGTGTGGTGATAAGTAATGTGCAGTTGTTTGATCAGCGCTGGCTGAATCACTGGCCAGATTATGAGGCTGGAGTTTTGGCTGAACAATGCAGTGGTGTGATGAGTGCTTTTTTTCGTCGTCGTCGTGCTGAAAAGAAAGCCATAAGAAAAGCTGAAAAACCTTCATTAGGGTAG
- a CDS encoding M14 family zinc carboxypeptidase — MQIYIIQLSKLSLMFPRFLNTFTVVLCLCITTICQAEPDDPLSYYASEVKHNQPAPLHKDIKAICNQIGNKLSSVSTKDCLTANFSPPRFYSNRQLPLLEKHFPANPELKKAPRILYLGGIHGDEYSSVSVSFKWLEKLRESHNGDYDWHFMPLANPDGLLQKKSTRVNAHKVDLNRNFRPAETSVDPLKHWQTYARKRARYYPGTSPLSEPETQAIHQLIEEFNPDIIVSVHAPHGILDYDGTITPPRKLGPLHLKQLGTYPGSLGNYGWFVKQIPVMTIELKHAGIMPERKDIDRMWADLNRWIKLRTEGDGTLLARKEASQEANSAL, encoded by the coding sequence ATGCAGATCTATATTATTCAGCTGAGTAAACTCTCCCTGATGTTTCCACGATTTCTAAACACTTTCACTGTCGTATTATGCCTCTGCATAACGACAATCTGTCAGGCAGAACCCGATGACCCTCTCAGCTATTATGCATCAGAGGTTAAACACAACCAGCCTGCCCCATTGCACAAAGACATTAAGGCCATCTGCAATCAGATCGGCAATAAACTCAGCAGCGTTTCAACCAAAGACTGTCTGACAGCCAACTTCTCCCCTCCCCGATTTTATTCCAATCGGCAGCTGCCCCTACTGGAAAAGCACTTCCCCGCAAATCCTGAACTAAAAAAGGCACCCCGTATTCTTTATCTCGGCGGCATCCATGGCGATGAGTATTCCAGTGTCAGCGTCTCATTTAAATGGCTGGAAAAACTCAGGGAAAGCCATAACGGTGATTATGACTGGCACTTTATGCCTCTCGCCAACCCCGACGGTCTACTACAAAAAAAATCTACCCGGGTTAATGCCCACAAGGTAGACCTCAATCGTAATTTCAGACCCGCTGAGACATCAGTCGATCCGTTAAAGCACTGGCAAACTTATGCAAGAAAAAGGGCTCGATACTACCCGGGAACAAGCCCTTTAAGCGAACCTGAAACACAAGCAATCCATCAACTTATAGAAGAATTCAATCCTGATATCATCGTCTCGGTTCACGCCCCACACGGCATTCTGGATTACGACGGCACCATCACGCCACCCCGAAAGCTTGGACCTTTACACCTTAAACAACTGGGCACCTACCCTGGATCTCTCGGTAATTACGGCTGGTTTGTAAAACAGATACCGGTGATGACCATAGAACTCAAACATGCTGGGATAATGCCTGAACGCAAAGATATTGACCGAATGTGGGCCGATCTGAACCGCTGGATTAAATTACGCACCGAAGGAGATGGAACTTTGCTGGCGCGAAAAGAGGCGAGTCAGGAAGCTAACTCCGCCCTATAA